In the genome of Fusarium poae strain DAOMC 252244 chromosome 1, whole genome shotgun sequence, the window TAGAAGTGGGAGGGAGGGGTGTGTCTCTGGAGTAGAGTCGGTAGGGCTTGCGGTTTGCTCTGCAGACGGTCGAGGCAGAGCAGGATATTGAATATGGGGGTTGTTCATAGTAATAAACATCTACTGAAGTAGAGTGGGGGACCCGAGATGATCCAATGTCAATGACTGCGATTCTATTCGAGGTTTGGTGCAACGGATAGACTCTCATCCACCCGTGGAGGTTGTCGAAAGATGGTATTTCACATGACAACTTGCGAGAACTCTACAAGCCCAAACCAAAACCATATATTTATTCAATCGAACCTTCAATTTGAACCTCGTTTCCTCAATGACAACTCGACTCTTtaccaaaaaaaaatatagacCTCATCGACaatactaataatatatGTCATAGCTCACTCTTACTTACACCTATCTACGTCTTCGGCGTACTGGCTCCGAACCCCAAGTGGgttgcactgcactgcacgcATGGACCCTGCCGTGGCCCCGTTTGCTAGGTACCGTTTCCCCCATGCAGCCAAAAAATCAACGGAATTAAAGTGAATTAATTGGGGGAGCGGAAAAGACGAAAATCAAGGTAGTCTACCTATGCCAAAACAACTAACCGCAAGCAAATGAGAATACAGGCATTTATTTGTACGATGCCTTCCTCTCATCATACCATAGACATGCCACTTTCTGGGGGTAAGcgaaaagaaagaggaagtTCAATAATTTTCGATAAAGATACCCTGCACCGAACAAACATACAAATATAGTATCACGTTGTTAATAACATGTTTCCCAGGCATCCTCTGGTAACACTTTTCTCCAGTACAATTGATGCCCGACATATCATCCTACAAACTTCTCAATCTCGCCCTTCGGAATTTCCTCCGAAACCAAAATTGAAGCCTCACAGTCTGACGCTCCGCCCCGTCTCATCTCATAGGCTTCGAGGGCTATTCCGTTCACCCTCCTCCGTAGATCGGTACCTCCCGAACCAGGGCATCCTCCCTCAGCGGCACAATCCTCGTTGGAGGCGAAAACGCGCATCTTTGCTTATCACTTTTGCTCTGTAGCAAGCCCAAGTGGAAGTGCATAGACTAGACCGACGAGTCAAATTAAGTGATGCATTACTGCTGGGTGTTAGAAAAATGGGCCACCGGAAGCAcaggagacgaaattagtaggtcaatTCATGCCACTTCAATTACacttcttaggctatttatttttgtaccttGAACCTTCgaggtcaacttttctgttacTCGCACTCTGTCGGTACATTATATTGGATCTGCACATCTGGAGGGTTGAGATCTACCAGTGGCTACGTCTTCGAAAATAAAGACAGTCCAAGCAGTTTGctgcttgttccaacagtgGcgatatatatacattccgAAATCGTAGCAGGGTCCTCTAAATCCCCATGGATCCCCTCATGATGCTACCAAACTAGGCTGCCTGCTCCCCGCGATGACCGTCAATCAATCCACTCGACGGCGTTACCTGACTCTTTATTGTCCCTCTTTATTGTCATCGATCTAGCTTGGCGATTCGGAAGTGTCTCATCGAGACAAGATGCGGTCAATGAAATTGATCAGTGTGTTGGCGTTGTTATTACATACCTAGTACAAACATACCTAGTATTTACGAATAACCTCATTTTGCCGCTCTTATTTTCCGCTGGGATCACCTcgctcctctcctctcctctccgcCCTCTCCCTACGCCGTACTCCGCTCTCCGCATTCATCTCAAGCCTAATCTGTTTTAACCGGCGTGGAGAGCTACTGAGACTCGAGGCTGAGAGCTGTCCAATCAATCACAAAGCACCACTGCTATTATCGCATATCTATCGCCTATCCGCTGCCAAGCTGTCAATCTGCGAATAGGTTTGCAACATGGTTTCGTGTAAGAGAAATTGTGGTCAAGGGATGGATTGCTTTGCCGCTAGCCACGAGCCAACCACTTACGACCGCACTCTGACTCCCGTCGAGCGCCTTGCCAGCCTGCCTCGGAGCTAGGATTaggacaagacaaggataGGCCCCAGGGTCCGTTCAAGATGGCGCCGAATGGCTGGAAGATGGAAAGATGCTGCTAACTCGTGCGGCGCCGGCTGGAACGTTAAACCTCTCTGTACAGGGATCATCTCGACTTTTCAACTTGCGACGCCAATCATGGCTTGCCATTTTCAAAGCCGATGTCGCGCCCACGttgtcttttttctcttgggGCAGGGTAAGGCAAGATGAAAAGGGCCTTTGACGTATTATCCTACAGTGTACGGGGGACCTCAGTGCGGTTCTAATTCGCCTACTACATACGAAACCCCCATCCTTCACCACAggctactaaggtactaatGTATGCCACACTACAGTACACCTCCGAGGAACTGGGTGTTGCATCTGTTGTGCTGTGCGAGATTTGAGATGTGATTCCGCGATGACTGAGATGCTCTTCGCGTCCCTACGTTACAGTGTTGAACATGCAAATGCAAGCGCGAGATTTGTCGCAACGTTATGCTTGTGTGTTGTCATTTGGTGTGGCACGTAAAATATGTAAACTATTTGTGTTTGGTGTTCACGCAGAGGTAGGCTGGCTTTGATCTTGAAGATTGTATGTGTTAAAGTATGCCACGTCGACATAAGCATGAGACCCTTTTCCCTGCTTCATTTATTTGCCTCAGCAATGCCAATTGCTACCAGACCGGACATGAGTAACAAATATCCCTCCTGTTGCATAGTACACTGGCGTGGAAGCAGACTATACTGCATATGTAGTGGAGGTTTTCGGAGTGTTGTTTTGAGAATCGCCGAGCGCATCCCAGAGCCAAAGCAAGAGTTAGACTTGCCAGCCGAGGTCCTAAACCCCATCTTGAGGTTCCGAATGTAAGAGTTCAAGACCAGCGCCTCGCCTTGAATCATCATAGATGCACTTGAACGTGTGATATTCATCGCCGTCACCCCATTATCTACACTTGACAGTCAAAAGATGGACAACATAAAATCAAAAGAGACGACCAATCAACTTCCCCAGATTCATGCAGTTTTCTTATCTCTGGCTGTAGCCGCTAAAACAGAACAAGCACAAGCTCGTGCCGTGCATGTTGTACACACACCACACGGCAGCTATTAGTGTGCGCCAAGGCCAGAAGAAGATCGTCTACTTTACCTTACTGGACCTTAGTCGACGCCATCGCGCAGTCTGTGTCGCTGTCTCACCATGCTTCGGGAGTCCCTGCGGGGACCCTGGCCTGTCTTCGTCTGCTAATGTTACAATTGGGCTTGCATTAAAGACGTCACTGCCTTTGGCAACTCGAACCGGTATAGGACCTGTAGCCAATGGCGAAGAGACAGACACTTTTTGACTCCCGTTGGTGGTGAAGAAGCACATGTCTGGGGAAAGACGGCATCTGAACATTTTCAAGGATCCCATTCGTCGATGTCTCTGATACATGGCCAGAGAGGGCATTGATTTCCGTGGATGACTCCTACATAGTAAAGTACTACTGGCCATTGAAGCCACCAGTGTGCCTGCGCAGACGAACGACCTTTACTCGGTCACATTTCAAGCAATACAGCCAGGCCTCTCTGTACTGTATTCTAGCGGGTGAGCCACAATTGCTTATCTTTCGGCCTTGATACTATAATAGGTACGTATTTGTAGAACATGCTAAACGTTGAATGGATACCTTTCTACGGATATCGACAACAGCTTAAATTGAGAGTGAagagattataaataacaaAGCAAGCAGCGCAATTGGCCTATTTTGCGGAGCTTATTCTACCTATGTGGACCATACCTGCTAATGTATGTGTGTAGCAAGTTCGGCCTGTCCTCCATCGTGTCTATTCTCACGGTCTAGCGGAGCCGTCAATCCGAGTCTCATTCAGCCTGTCCGCCTGTGAACTCCAAGTTCCCGATCACCGAACTACCCCATAAAAATCATGCCCGGGGTGAAAAGACCTCAATTCACGGAGAGACACCGACAGTCTTCACGGCCAAACCCCGGACTTGCTCTAGTCTATGTCTCCGCCCAGTCTTATTACCTCTCCCTCTCACCTCTTCATTCCGACTTCTTCCGATGTCCGTCCAGCTCCAAAGTGTCGCGCCAGGGCAAATTACGAGGTAGCTCCTCTAGACTCTACTGCCTGTACTTATTAACAAGGTGTCGACTACCTATCCGCAGTTGTCCAGGTATTATTCTTTGCATGAAGCCAGGCAAGGGTTTTAGCGCAGAAACGCAAGTGACGCTGCAGGAGTTTGTCTAGATGCTATCCATCCATGCCGTCCATGTCAAGCAAGGCACACCAACGATCGATGTTTCAGTTACCTCACAAAATTAATAAACCACCAGTCCTTTGATGATCGGATCATAAAAGGCCGAATGGGAATTATACAGCGAATAGGCTTGTCTTGATGACTTCGGTAGGTGGTGAGTTGTACTTCAATTCTAGATCGACAGAGTTGCAGTCGCTCTCTGAGGGTTCCATTTCCCAGACATCGAGTTGCATGAGTCTAGAACCATGGGAAATATGCTGCGAACCGCTCATACCAAGCCGACATAGCCGCTGAGAGATATTGTGTTGATGCTTGAGGGGGTAGGACAAGCTGACCGATTCACGTCTCTGACCACCCTCGCTGTAGCTTGAATCTCATCGATCCAGCCAAAAAAAACTGCCGAATTGCCGTTTAATTGATAGCCAGTAAATCTTTCTTTCTGACGTTGCATTGTTTTGGCAACGTGTTTCCACCATGGCGGCTACTAAACGCGCCGCCGCGTCTATGGCGTGAACTGCCCCGCCATTAGGTTGACAAGTACGGAGTAGTAACTTTGTGTTGGCCTGGAAATCAAATGCAAATACAACCTCACAAATAGCAACAACTGCACTTAATAGCTCGACACGAGCGGGTTCTGCAATTAATACTCATGTTCACCACACTACCAGACTTCACACCACGAGACGTAAGTGTTCTCCATTTCAAGCCACGCTTACGGTCTAACAATTCAGTCGCATTCTCTGTGGTACAGATCCTCACGCAGTCCTTACATCCCACCTGGGCCTCTCGACGACTTTAACGAAGGCGCGCAAAACCAACAACATGGCGCAAACCAAGCGCGACAACGAACCAAAATCATCGAGCGATCAGCTCTCGCTCGACTTGCTGCTGATGAGCAATACATTCAGCGACGACGATTGAATGTCCAGAACTATGGAAGCGGCTGGCTCAAACCTCCAGGTGTTCCAAAGACACTCCATCAAATGCGCGAGGAGAAGCGAGAGCAAGAGGAACACCAAGAAGCAATGCGCCGAGAACAGCTGGCACAAGAGCTGGCCGAAGCCGGGGTCGAAGGCGCGCCTGGAGAAGAAGGGACGATGGACGATGTGCAGCTTGACGGAGCGCAGGACCTAGATGATGAAATCCCGGACGCTGATGAAGGGTTTGGCTATGAtcatgacgacgacgaagatgaagaggaagaggaagaggaggaggaggaggaggacggagaagaagaggaggacggAGATGGCGAAGAGACAGATGACGAAGCCCTGAGGGCAGAGCGTCAGAATAATCTCATGGCTGCACACATGCGAATGGGCGACGACGCTTTCCGCGAAGCACTTGTACGCGGCGAGCCAGATGCTAATGACATGTACGATGAAGCGGAAGAatacgaagaagaggagacTAATGGCCAACTTCTCGACGAGGAAGATTTCGTCCAGGATGATGACCTTGGCATGGACATGGACGCTGATCTTGACGAGGACATTCCCGAGGCAGAGAGTCAGGGTTATGAGCACACCGACTCTGAAGCCGAACTTTCGAGCAGTGAACAGCGGTCCAGCagcgacgaggaagaggaggatgatgacattgACACCAGCTTCCAGCCTCGCTCTACGACTCTCCCACCGCCGCTATCACCCACGTTTCACGGCGGTCGGTCACTCATGTCACACCCTCGCGCCAGTATGGACCTGAGCAACTTGCTCTCCCAAGACGGTAGCAGCTTCATGCACAGCAGTCCCGTCGGACGACGACCCCGTCAATGATAGCAATCACAGTTACGACTAATGCGACACGACCACAACCGAAGGATAGATTTAGTTTAGACAGCATTGTTATATACCCATTCATTGTTCATTACCAAACCAGAATTTAAGAATTGAGCGCTTTCTGCTTTATCGCAGCTTGCTTGCCACAGGCTTGCCCAGAAGTGTGTGATTACAATCTTTGTAAGAGGGGCAACTTTTTGGTCGTTGCGGTGATGTGATGCGATGCTTCTTATCCCGAATCGTCATGCAGTACTTGTAAAATGTCAGAACGCCCAGCCAAACGCCATTCCACAAATGAAATTACAGCCTCCTTTTCCTACTTTTTCGCAACCAAACGGCCAAGGTCGCCGCAAGTCGATCGCTGAGTCTCATCGGGTGATTGGAGTGTACTTCATCAAAACAGCCACACGTAAATGAAGAGCATGGTAACGGCGGCGAAAAAGATAAGCCAGACCTTCCACCCTACACCAGTGCGCTGAGCCATGACAAGCATGCGGTTCATAGTGCCCCTAAGACGCAAGCGAGTCGAGTCGAAAGTATCGTTCATCTTCTCCGCCAACGCTGAGGACTCGCGAATCTCATCTCCGATAGCGACAGTCATCTAAAAAATCACATGTTAGTCGTCCAGCCGGACACAACCTGGAAAAAGGGAAAACCCACATCCTTGAGCACCTTAACCTTGCCCAGAATACCCTCCACCTGCGCATCGTTCTGGCTCTCAAGCTCGTTGAGAACCGCATCGCTGTACTGGCCCCTCTTATTCGGTGTCGCAGAACGAAATGAAGCGGGCCTTGAACTGTCGAAACCACCCTGTCctagaggagagggagaaggGGCGCCGTATCCGCCGTAGCCATATCCTCGGTTCGGGCTTGCGCTGACAGGTCGTCGCGAGGCTGCGTCACCATTGTATCCCTCGAAGAGAGCGCTGCGCGAGTCACGCTGATGAAGCGACGAAGCGCCGAATCTAAAGATGCCCTGTCAGTTGATTGTCCTTCGAATCCCATCATAAGTTTGTGGTAGTGTGGGTTTGCCACATATGATTGAGGGCATCGTACCGTTGCGCCATGGCTATTTAGTCGAACTTCGCAGCTAGTATGAAAAAACCAAGAGGTGGTTTGTGAGTTTAGGGGATGAAGTGTTAAAAAAATGATCGAGGGGTTCGCGAATCTTGGTATCTACCCCCTACGATACCCTGGTTGTTTTTCTTAGGTGTTCTCTAGGCCGATCCGATGACAGCGGTCTGGCTATGGCTCATTGGGGGAGCACGGATGATACGTACCGAGGGGCTGTCCAATCCCGTGTCATGGGATGTTTTCTTCTCAGGGACAAGGACCAAATGTTAATTCTTGAGGACAGTATTTGTCAATGTGTTCTTGGTTAAAGGCaggtatttatttatacaCAAAGTTAGGAAACTTTCGTGATTAGGAAGCACTTAAGATTGATACGCCTGAATCCAAGACACAGCGACAGCGCATGCCAGTTGGGATCTCAAGCGCAGCTACGACATCCACTACTAAAGCTAGTGAGAAACAACACAAACTCCTCATGTTGACACCGAGTTTTTGACTGTATTAATGCCATTCCGCGTCACTCTTCCTATACGTGAATTGTAGGCGTACAGAATATATGCAAAGCAGGTGAATGCTAAAGGTGGCCGATGCTATCCACGACTCCATGCCGCCTAGACCCCCGGAGTATGTGTCTGGGGGTCATGGGTAAAACAGGTATAATCATCCACGCTCCATCCCTTTTGTTTATTGCTCAGTTCCAAAATCATAACATCGTACCCATCCCACCCTGTATAGACCGGTCCGTCAGGAGCGAGAATCGCGATGTGCATTTAGTCGGACATCTTGGTATCCTTGTCCTCGGCGGGTTGGAAgtcctcgtcgtcttcctcgtcctcgtcctcagcGGGGTGTTGCTCCGCGGCTTTGGCGAAGTCGATCTGGGCACCGCGAGTGCGGCGGCCCTGGACAATGTTGCTGGGGTCAATCTCCTCCAAGCCGTCCTCGTCTGTACACGTTGGTTAGCTTGGTTCACGATCTAAGTAATGTACGTGGGCGCAATTACCAGCCTCAGCGACCTAAGAAAGCCATGTTAGCATTGTTTTGAAAAGCAAACAGCagaatagtattaaaaacatacctcgtcctcttcgtcgctctcgtcatcatcatcatcctcgtccatGGCAGTGTCCTCAGTGACCTGCTCAGCAAGAGCCTTGCCCTTTCCCTTAGTCTCGGCCATGGTCTGGTCCTGAACCTGGGTAGGGTCCTGGGGAATGGTAGCGCTGTTGTCGGACATTTTTGCTTTGGAGAATTTTATTGGGAGTGTTGATGAAGTGAAAGTGTTGTGGTCTTTTTTGGTAGCGGTGTGAATCGAagtaaagaagaagatgggttgGAGGGTTGAAATGCGGCGTAGGAGCTCTGAGTGGATTGGGTCTGGGCGCGCGTGCAGTTGCGACAAGCAGATTCAAAGCACCTAGTAAGGTACGAGGCTCCATGGTATCCAACCAAAGGCACCAGCCTAGCAACCAGAATATGCTAGTCCAGATATGGCTTAGCCTGACCACAGCTCAGCTTCACTCAGATTCCATACTACTGGCCTCAACTACCACCAAAAGTCAATAGCTGGGTTTCTTTTGTTGCATAACGAACTCtcattttatataaaaaacttaagCAGGGACTCGAGTTGGCCCATAAAACATATTCCATATAGGTCAACAAACCTAAGCTCTATATATTGAGATTAGAACATATTGCTCGTGGACTAGAGTTTATCCCAACCTTCATTCTGATGGCCAAGCACGCTGAGGTTTCAACTGCTAAATGAGTTCAATACTCCAAATAAAGCCCGTGGACATATGGCATAGCGGCGCAGGGATACCATTGGGTTGTCTTTCCGTATCTTTGTAAGATTCGACCTGATGCTCCAGATAGTTACTGGGTACTGCAGACTCCtatagtaggtacctatgaaAGGCTCATTTCTACGCCTCCAACTCCGACGAAGTCACCCATCAAAAGTCTCTACGGTAATGCATTGTAATAATCGAGTTTGGTAACGTGTCCTTCATTGTAcgtataaataaatactctATTTCTCGCCTCCAGCCAAAGACATAACCACCACAATGGCGATGAGCCACCAGTACCTAGTTGGATATTAGCACCTCGCTCTATGATATATCCTCTTGTCAAAGCGACTTACTTTTGCAAAAATGATTTGGGCTCCTCCTCGGCAGCCTTTCTACCACCAGGTGACAGTACAACCGGCTTGTTCAGCTCAGGCTGACTGCCCTTCTTATCCGCAATCACAATCGCCTTGGGCCCAAAGTCCCTCGTCTGCCCAGCATCAACTCTGACACCCTTGAGCGTCACGCTGCGCACATCACCGCTCTCGTCTACGGAGAGCAATATTGTAGGTGCGTAACCACGGTCAAAGTTTTCCGTCGAGGCAGCGGTGGTGCCGGCAATCCATTTCTCAGACTTAGGATCATAGATACCAACGCGGACAAGCGTCGCCGTCTCGGGTAGCTCAGGAGCCTCGTAGGAAACAACCTCGGTGGAGATGAGGGAGGCGGCGTCGTAGGCGATCTCGGCTAGGGGTTGAGGTAGTGAGGGTGAGGATTGGATGGGCTGGACATAGATTTGGGCGCTGCGCTGCTCGGCTACGACAAGCACGGCAGCGTAGATTGTGGAGAAAAAGCTCGTGATCCTCATTGTCAGTGGCGATTTGGAATTCCCCTTGATATTggggagatgatgatgaggaagagggaCAGTATAGCTATCGGAGCTTAGAAACGACACCTGGGTAGCTTCACACTGCGGCGGGTAATCGTCGGTTAAGTCAGACATCAGGAAACCACCACTCTACCTACCTTCATCTCATGAACGATGCTTGTAGATGTACAGAGTACAGGACTTAAAAAATAGCTTGAGTTACCCCTTTTTAACTGCACGAAAATAATTGAGAAATCCTGGTGCCGTATAGTTACCTATGTTCAAAAACGTTTGAATCTAGAGTATGGCTTCCTGCCTCTGaagtatttacttaaaaCATCCGTTGC includes:
- a CDS encoding hypothetical protein (BUSCO:55441at5125), whose product is MFTTLPDFTPRDSHSLWYRSSRSPYIPPGPLDDFNEGAQNQQHGANQARQRTKIIERSALARLAADEQYIQRRRLNVQNYGSGWLKPPGVPKTLHQMREEKREQEEHQEAMRREQLAQELAEAGVEGAPGEEGTMDDVQLDGAQDLDDEIPDADEGFGYDHDDDEDEEEEEEEEEEEDGEEEEDGDGEETDDEALRAERQNNLMAAHMRMGDDAFREALVRGEPDANDMYDEAEEYEEEETNGQLLDEEDFVQDDDLGMDMDADLDEDIPEAESQGYEHTDSEAELSSSEQRSSSDEEEEDDDIDTSFQPRSTTLPPPLSPTFHGGRSLMSHPRASMDLSNLLSQDGSSFMHSSPVGRRPRQ
- a CDS encoding hypothetical protein (TransMembrane:1 (i152-173o)~BUSCO:54606at5125), with translation MAQRFGASSLHQRDSRSALFEGYNGDAASRRPVSASPNRGYGYGGYGAPSPSPLGQGGFDSSRPASFRSATPNKRGQYSDAVLNELESQNDAQVEGILGKVKVLKDMTVAIGDEIRESSALAEKMNDTFDSTRLRLRGTMNRMLVMAQRTGVGWKVWLIFFAAVTMLFIYVWLF
- a CDS encoding hypothetical protein (TransMembrane:2 (o45-64i214-232o)~BUSCO:54186at5125), whose amino-acid sequence is MSDLTDDYPPQCEATQVSFLSSDSYTVPLPHHHLPNIKGNSKSPLTMRITSFFSTIYAAVLVVAEQRSAQIYVQPIQSSPSLPQPLAEIAYDAASLISTEVVSYEAPELPETATLVRVGIYDPKSEKWIAGTTAASTENFDRGYAPTILLSVDESGDVRSVTLKGVRVDAGQTRDFGPKAIVIADKKGSQPELNKPVVLSPGGRKAAEEEPKSFLQKYWWLIAIVVVMSLAGGEK